The Pogona vitticeps strain Pit_001003342236 chromosome 3, PviZW2.1, whole genome shotgun sequence genome includes a window with the following:
- the AGFG1 gene encoding arf-GAP domain and FG repeat-containing protein 1 isoform X5, with product MAASAKRKQEEKHLKLLREMSSLPPNRKCFDCDQRGPTYTDMTVGSFVCTSCSGILRGLNPPHRVKSISMTTFTQQEIEFLQKHGNEVCKQIWLGLFDDRSSAIPDFRDPQKVKEFLQEKYEKKRWYVPPEQAKVVASVHASISGSSASSTSSTPEVKPLKSLLGESTPALHLNKSTPSQSPVVIRSQGQSQEKKQFDLLSDLGSDIFAAPAPQSSVAANFANFAHFNSHTAQNSANAGFANFDAFGQSSGSSNFGGFPTASQSAFQHQNTAFRTLSSSCSFGEFTTSAFPLQAMRSGSAGSMNANFAHFDNFPKSSSADFGAFSASQSNTTAASKTAVNKPNLQSADKYAALANLDNIFSTGQGGSEQGSGFSASPAPAGPTVSAPNQTSTSSDKYAALAELDSVFSSTATSSNAYTSTSNVSSNAFGTVPVGANTHTQPASSNVPGQYGAASSTNPFVAAPVAAIAPSTNPFQTNNRGPSATFGTASMSMPAGFGTTASYSLPTSFSGNFQQPSFPPQAAFPQAAFTQQANGAGFAAFGQAKPVVTPFGQVTAVGVSSNPFMAGAPAGQYPTGSSSTNPFL from the exons GCGAGGTTTAAATCCACCTCACAGAGTGAAGTCCATTTCCATGACCACGTTTACACAGCAGGAAATAGAATTTCTTCAGAAGCATGGGAATGAA gtatGTAAACAAATTTGGCTAGGATTATTTGATGATAGATCATCAGCAATTCCAGACTTCAGGGATCCACAAAAGGTCAAGGAATTTCTACAAGAAAAATACGAAAAGAAAAGATG GTATGTTCCACCAGAACAAGCAAAAGTTGTGGCATCTGTCCATGCATCTATATCTGGATCTTCAGCTAGTAGTACAAGCAGTACACCAGAAGTTAAGCCACTTAAATCTCTCCTGGGAGAGTCTACACCAGCACTGCACTTAAACAAGAGTACTCCATCTCAA TCTCCTGTTGTAATTCGGTCTCAAGGACAGtcacaagaaaagaaacagtttgATCTTCTCAGTGACCTTGGTTCGGACATATTTGCTGCCCCTGCTCCTCAATCTTCAGTTGCAGcaaattttgcaaattttgcaCATTTCAACAGTCATACAG CGCAGAACTCTGCAAATGCAGGTTTTGCAAACTTTGATGCATTTGGACAGTCTAGTGGTTCGAGTAATTTTGGTGGTTTCCCCACAGCAAGTCAGTCTGCTTTTCAGCACCAAAATACAG CGTTCAGAACGCTTTCATCTAGCTGCAGTTTTGGTGAATTTACTActtctgctttccctctccaggCTATGCGCA GTGGAAGCGCTGGATCAATGAATGCTAACTTTGCACATTTTGATAACTTCCCCAAATCCTCCAGTGCTGATTTTGGAGCCTTCAGTGCTTCTCAGAGCAACACAACTGCAGCCAGTAAAACTGCAGTGAATAAACCGAATCTCCAGTCAGCAGATAAATATGCAGCTCTTGCTAATTTAGATAATATCTTCAGCACAGGGCAAG gtggTAGTGAGCAGGGAAGTGGCTTTTCTGCCAGTCCGGCACCAGCAGGTCCTACCGTGTCAGCCCCAAATCAGACAAGTACATCTTCAGACAAGTATGCAGCTCTAGCAGAATTAGACAGTGTGTTCAGCTCCACAGCAACCTCTAGTAATGCATATACTTCCACCAGTAATGTTAGCAG CAATGCTTTTGGAACAGTGCCAGTGGGTGCTAATACACATACACAGCCTGCATCATCAAATGTTCCTGGTCAATATGGAG CAGCATCGTCCACAAATCCTTTCGTGGCTGCCCCTGTAGCTGCCATAGCTCCTTCAACGAATCCATTCCAAACCAATAACAGAGGACCATCAG CGACATTTGGCACAGCATCCATGAGTATGCCTGCAGGATTTGGAACAACTGCCTCATATAGTCTTCCTACTAGCTTTAGTGGCAACTTCCAACAGCCTTCATTTCCACCCCAGGCAGCCTTTCCTCAGGCGGCTTTCACCCAGCAAGCTAATG GTGCAGGATTTGCTGCATTTGGACAGGCAAAACCAGTAGTAACTCCATTTGGGCAAGTTACAGCTGTTGGAGTATCTAGTAATCCTTTTATG GCTGGTGCACCAGCAGGGCAATATCCAACAGGAAGCTCATCAACCAATCCTTTCTTATAG
- the AGFG1 gene encoding arf-GAP domain and FG repeat-containing protein 1 isoform X3, with amino-acid sequence MAASAKRKQEEKHLKLLREMSSLPPNRKCFDCDQRGPTYTDMTVGSFVCTSCSGILRGLNPPHRVKSISMTTFTQQEIEFLQKHGNEVCKQIWLGLFDDRSSAIPDFRDPQKVKEFLQEKYEKKRWYVPPEQAKVVASVHASISGSSASSTSSTPEVKPLKSLLGESTPALHLNKSTPSQSPVVIRSQGQSQEKKQFDLLSDLGSDIFAAPAPQSSVAANFANFAHFNSHTAQNSANAGFANFDAFGQSSGSSNFGGFPTASQSAFQHQNTAFRTLSSSCSFGEFTTSAFPLQAMRSGSAGSMNANFAHFDNFPKSSSADFGAFSASQSNTTAASKTAVNKPNLQSADKYAALANLDNIFSTGQGGSEQGSGFSASPAPAGPTVSAPNQTSTSSDKYAALAELDSVFSSTATSSNAYTSTSNVSSNAFGTVPVGANTHTQPASSNVPGQYGAASSTNPFVAAPVAAIAPSTNPFQTNNRGPSAATFGTASMSMPAGFGTTASYSLPTSFSGNFQQPSFPPQAAFPQAAFTQQANGAGFAAFGQAKPVVTPFGQVTAVGVSSNPFMAGAPAGQYPTGSSSTNPFL; translated from the exons GCGAGGTTTAAATCCACCTCACAGAGTGAAGTCCATTTCCATGACCACGTTTACACAGCAGGAAATAGAATTTCTTCAGAAGCATGGGAATGAA gtatGTAAACAAATTTGGCTAGGATTATTTGATGATAGATCATCAGCAATTCCAGACTTCAGGGATCCACAAAAGGTCAAGGAATTTCTACAAGAAAAATACGAAAAGAAAAGATG GTATGTTCCACCAGAACAAGCAAAAGTTGTGGCATCTGTCCATGCATCTATATCTGGATCTTCAGCTAGTAGTACAAGCAGTACACCAGAAGTTAAGCCACTTAAATCTCTCCTGGGAGAGTCTACACCAGCACTGCACTTAAACAAGAGTACTCCATCTCAA TCTCCTGTTGTAATTCGGTCTCAAGGACAGtcacaagaaaagaaacagtttgATCTTCTCAGTGACCTTGGTTCGGACATATTTGCTGCCCCTGCTCCTCAATCTTCAGTTGCAGcaaattttgcaaattttgcaCATTTCAACAGTCATACAG CGCAGAACTCTGCAAATGCAGGTTTTGCAAACTTTGATGCATTTGGACAGTCTAGTGGTTCGAGTAATTTTGGTGGTTTCCCCACAGCAAGTCAGTCTGCTTTTCAGCACCAAAATACAG CGTTCAGAACGCTTTCATCTAGCTGCAGTTTTGGTGAATTTACTActtctgctttccctctccaggCTATGCGCA GTGGAAGCGCTGGATCAATGAATGCTAACTTTGCACATTTTGATAACTTCCCCAAATCCTCCAGTGCTGATTTTGGAGCCTTCAGTGCTTCTCAGAGCAACACAACTGCAGCCAGTAAAACTGCAGTGAATAAACCGAATCTCCAGTCAGCAGATAAATATGCAGCTCTTGCTAATTTAGATAATATCTTCAGCACAGGGCAAG gtggTAGTGAGCAGGGAAGTGGCTTTTCTGCCAGTCCGGCACCAGCAGGTCCTACCGTGTCAGCCCCAAATCAGACAAGTACATCTTCAGACAAGTATGCAGCTCTAGCAGAATTAGACAGTGTGTTCAGCTCCACAGCAACCTCTAGTAATGCATATACTTCCACCAGTAATGTTAGCAG CAATGCTTTTGGAACAGTGCCAGTGGGTGCTAATACACATACACAGCCTGCATCATCAAATGTTCCTGGTCAATATGGAG CAGCATCGTCCACAAATCCTTTCGTGGCTGCCCCTGTAGCTGCCATAGCTCCTTCAACGAATCCATTCCAAACCAATAACAGAGGACCATCAG CAGCGACATTTGGCACAGCATCCATGAGTATGCCTGCAGGATTTGGAACAACTGCCTCATATAGTCTTCCTACTAGCTTTAGTGGCAACTTCCAACAGCCTTCATTTCCACCCCAGGCAGCCTTTCCTCAGGCGGCTTTCACCCAGCAAGCTAATG GTGCAGGATTTGCTGCATTTGGACAGGCAAAACCAGTAGTAACTCCATTTGGGCAAGTTACAGCTGTTGGAGTATCTAGTAATCCTTTTATG GCTGGTGCACCAGCAGGGCAATATCCAACAGGAAGCTCATCAACCAATCCTTTCTTATAG
- the AGFG1 gene encoding arf-GAP domain and FG repeat-containing protein 1 isoform X12, giving the protein MAASAKRKQEEKHLKLLREMSSLPPNRKCFDCDQRGPTYTDMTVGSFVCTSCSGILRGLNPPHRVKSISMTTFTQQEIEFLQKHGNEVCKQIWLGLFDDRSSAIPDFRDPQKVKEFLQEKYEKKRWYVPPEQAKVVASVHASISGSSASSTSSTPEVKPLKSLLGESTPALHLNKSTPSQSPVVIRSQGQSQEKKQFDLLSDLGSDIFAAPAPQSSVAANFANFAHFNSHTAQNSANAGFANFDAFGQSSGSSNFGGFPTASQSAFQHQNTGGSAGSMNANFAHFDNFPKSSSADFGAFSASQSNTTAASKTAVNKPNLQSADKYAALANLDNIFSTGQGGSEQGSGFSASPAPAGPTVSAPNQTSTSSDKYAALAELDSVFSSTATSSNAYTSTSNVSSNAFGTVPVGANTHTQPASSNVPGQYGASSTNPFVAAPVAAIAPSTNPFQTNNRGPSAATFGTASMSMPAGFGTTASYSLPTSFSGNFQQPSFPPQAAFPQAAFTQQANGAGFAAFGQAKPVVTPFGQVTAVGVSSNPFMAGAPAGQYPTGSSSTNPFL; this is encoded by the exons GCGAGGTTTAAATCCACCTCACAGAGTGAAGTCCATTTCCATGACCACGTTTACACAGCAGGAAATAGAATTTCTTCAGAAGCATGGGAATGAA gtatGTAAACAAATTTGGCTAGGATTATTTGATGATAGATCATCAGCAATTCCAGACTTCAGGGATCCACAAAAGGTCAAGGAATTTCTACAAGAAAAATACGAAAAGAAAAGATG GTATGTTCCACCAGAACAAGCAAAAGTTGTGGCATCTGTCCATGCATCTATATCTGGATCTTCAGCTAGTAGTACAAGCAGTACACCAGAAGTTAAGCCACTTAAATCTCTCCTGGGAGAGTCTACACCAGCACTGCACTTAAACAAGAGTACTCCATCTCAA TCTCCTGTTGTAATTCGGTCTCAAGGACAGtcacaagaaaagaaacagtttgATCTTCTCAGTGACCTTGGTTCGGACATATTTGCTGCCCCTGCTCCTCAATCTTCAGTTGCAGcaaattttgcaaattttgcaCATTTCAACAGTCATACAG CGCAGAACTCTGCAAATGCAGGTTTTGCAAACTTTGATGCATTTGGACAGTCTAGTGGTTCGAGTAATTTTGGTGGTTTCCCCACAGCAAGTCAGTCTGCTTTTCAGCACCAAAATACAG GTGGAAGCGCTGGATCAATGAATGCTAACTTTGCACATTTTGATAACTTCCCCAAATCCTCCAGTGCTGATTTTGGAGCCTTCAGTGCTTCTCAGAGCAACACAACTGCAGCCAGTAAAACTGCAGTGAATAAACCGAATCTCCAGTCAGCAGATAAATATGCAGCTCTTGCTAATTTAGATAATATCTTCAGCACAGGGCAAG gtggTAGTGAGCAGGGAAGTGGCTTTTCTGCCAGTCCGGCACCAGCAGGTCCTACCGTGTCAGCCCCAAATCAGACAAGTACATCTTCAGACAAGTATGCAGCTCTAGCAGAATTAGACAGTGTGTTCAGCTCCACAGCAACCTCTAGTAATGCATATACTTCCACCAGTAATGTTAGCAG CAATGCTTTTGGAACAGTGCCAGTGGGTGCTAATACACATACACAGCCTGCATCATCAAATGTTCCTGGTCAATATGGAG CATCGTCCACAAATCCTTTCGTGGCTGCCCCTGTAGCTGCCATAGCTCCTTCAACGAATCCATTCCAAACCAATAACAGAGGACCATCAG CAGCGACATTTGGCACAGCATCCATGAGTATGCCTGCAGGATTTGGAACAACTGCCTCATATAGTCTTCCTACTAGCTTTAGTGGCAACTTCCAACAGCCTTCATTTCCACCCCAGGCAGCCTTTCCTCAGGCGGCTTTCACCCAGCAAGCTAATG GTGCAGGATTTGCTGCATTTGGACAGGCAAAACCAGTAGTAACTCCATTTGGGCAAGTTACAGCTGTTGGAGTATCTAGTAATCCTTTTATG GCTGGTGCACCAGCAGGGCAATATCCAACAGGAAGCTCATCAACCAATCCTTTCTTATAG
- the AGFG1 gene encoding arf-GAP domain and FG repeat-containing protein 1 isoform X11: MAASAKRKQEEKHLKLLREMSSLPPNRKCFDCDQRGPTYTDMTVGSFVCTSCSGILRGLNPPHRVKSISMTTFTQQEIEFLQKHGNEVCKQIWLGLFDDRSSAIPDFRDPQKVKEFLQEKYEKKRWYVPPEQAKVVASVHASISGSSASSTSSTPEVKPLKSLLGESTPALHLNKSTPSQSPVVIRSQGQSQEKKQFDLLSDLGSDIFAAPAPQSSVAANFANFAHFNSHTAQNSANAGFANFDAFGQSSGSSNFGGFPTASQSAFQHQNTGGSAGSMNANFAHFDNFPKSSSADFGAFSASQSNTTAASKTAVNKPNLQSADKYAALANLDNIFSTGQGGSEQGSGFSASPAPAGPTVSAPNQTSTSSDKYAALAELDSVFSSTATSSNAYTSTSNVSSNAFGTVPVGANTHTQPASSNVPGQYGAASSTNPFVAAPVAAIAPSTNPFQTNNRGPSAATFGTASMSMPAGFGTTASYSLPTSFSGNFQQPSFPPQAAFPQAAFTQQANGAGFAAFGQAKPVVTPFGQVTAVGVSSNPFMAGAPAGQYPTGSSSTNPFL; encoded by the exons GCGAGGTTTAAATCCACCTCACAGAGTGAAGTCCATTTCCATGACCACGTTTACACAGCAGGAAATAGAATTTCTTCAGAAGCATGGGAATGAA gtatGTAAACAAATTTGGCTAGGATTATTTGATGATAGATCATCAGCAATTCCAGACTTCAGGGATCCACAAAAGGTCAAGGAATTTCTACAAGAAAAATACGAAAAGAAAAGATG GTATGTTCCACCAGAACAAGCAAAAGTTGTGGCATCTGTCCATGCATCTATATCTGGATCTTCAGCTAGTAGTACAAGCAGTACACCAGAAGTTAAGCCACTTAAATCTCTCCTGGGAGAGTCTACACCAGCACTGCACTTAAACAAGAGTACTCCATCTCAA TCTCCTGTTGTAATTCGGTCTCAAGGACAGtcacaagaaaagaaacagtttgATCTTCTCAGTGACCTTGGTTCGGACATATTTGCTGCCCCTGCTCCTCAATCTTCAGTTGCAGcaaattttgcaaattttgcaCATTTCAACAGTCATACAG CGCAGAACTCTGCAAATGCAGGTTTTGCAAACTTTGATGCATTTGGACAGTCTAGTGGTTCGAGTAATTTTGGTGGTTTCCCCACAGCAAGTCAGTCTGCTTTTCAGCACCAAAATACAG GTGGAAGCGCTGGATCAATGAATGCTAACTTTGCACATTTTGATAACTTCCCCAAATCCTCCAGTGCTGATTTTGGAGCCTTCAGTGCTTCTCAGAGCAACACAACTGCAGCCAGTAAAACTGCAGTGAATAAACCGAATCTCCAGTCAGCAGATAAATATGCAGCTCTTGCTAATTTAGATAATATCTTCAGCACAGGGCAAG gtggTAGTGAGCAGGGAAGTGGCTTTTCTGCCAGTCCGGCACCAGCAGGTCCTACCGTGTCAGCCCCAAATCAGACAAGTACATCTTCAGACAAGTATGCAGCTCTAGCAGAATTAGACAGTGTGTTCAGCTCCACAGCAACCTCTAGTAATGCATATACTTCCACCAGTAATGTTAGCAG CAATGCTTTTGGAACAGTGCCAGTGGGTGCTAATACACATACACAGCCTGCATCATCAAATGTTCCTGGTCAATATGGAG CAGCATCGTCCACAAATCCTTTCGTGGCTGCCCCTGTAGCTGCCATAGCTCCTTCAACGAATCCATTCCAAACCAATAACAGAGGACCATCAG CAGCGACATTTGGCACAGCATCCATGAGTATGCCTGCAGGATTTGGAACAACTGCCTCATATAGTCTTCCTACTAGCTTTAGTGGCAACTTCCAACAGCCTTCATTTCCACCCCAGGCAGCCTTTCCTCAGGCGGCTTTCACCCAGCAAGCTAATG GTGCAGGATTTGCTGCATTTGGACAGGCAAAACCAGTAGTAACTCCATTTGGGCAAGTTACAGCTGTTGGAGTATCTAGTAATCCTTTTATG GCTGGTGCACCAGCAGGGCAATATCCAACAGGAAGCTCATCAACCAATCCTTTCTTATAG
- the AGFG1 gene encoding arf-GAP domain and FG repeat-containing protein 1 isoform X7: MAASAKRKQEEKHLKLLREMSSLPPNRKCFDCDQRGPTYTDMTVGSFVCTSCSGILRGLNPPHRVKSISMTTFTQQEIEFLQKHGNEVCKQIWLGLFDDRSSAIPDFRDPQKVKEFLQEKYEKKRWYVPPEQAKVVASVHASISGSSASSTSSTPEVKPLKSLLGESTPALHLNKSTPSQSPVVIRSQGQSQEKKQFDLLSDLGSDIFAAPAPQSSVAANFANFAHFNSHTAQNSANAGFANFDAFGQSSGSSNFGGFPTASQSAFQHQNTGGSAGSMNANFAHFDNFPKSSSADFGAFSASQSNTTAASKTAVNKPNLQSADKYAALANLDNIFSTGQGGSEQGSGFSASPAPAGPTVSAPNQTSTSSDKYAALAELDSVFSSTATSSNAYTSTSNVSSNAFGTVPVGANTHTQPASSNVPGQYGAASSTNPFVAAPVAAIAPSTNPFQTNNRGPSGLSGAMHSHMFPQAHFAATFGTASMSMPAGFGTTASYSLPTSFSGNFQQPSFPPQAAFPQAAFTQQANGAGFAAFGQAKPVVTPFGQVTAVGVSSNPFMAGAPAGQYPTGSSSTNPFL; this comes from the exons GCGAGGTTTAAATCCACCTCACAGAGTGAAGTCCATTTCCATGACCACGTTTACACAGCAGGAAATAGAATTTCTTCAGAAGCATGGGAATGAA gtatGTAAACAAATTTGGCTAGGATTATTTGATGATAGATCATCAGCAATTCCAGACTTCAGGGATCCACAAAAGGTCAAGGAATTTCTACAAGAAAAATACGAAAAGAAAAGATG GTATGTTCCACCAGAACAAGCAAAAGTTGTGGCATCTGTCCATGCATCTATATCTGGATCTTCAGCTAGTAGTACAAGCAGTACACCAGAAGTTAAGCCACTTAAATCTCTCCTGGGAGAGTCTACACCAGCACTGCACTTAAACAAGAGTACTCCATCTCAA TCTCCTGTTGTAATTCGGTCTCAAGGACAGtcacaagaaaagaaacagtttgATCTTCTCAGTGACCTTGGTTCGGACATATTTGCTGCCCCTGCTCCTCAATCTTCAGTTGCAGcaaattttgcaaattttgcaCATTTCAACAGTCATACAG CGCAGAACTCTGCAAATGCAGGTTTTGCAAACTTTGATGCATTTGGACAGTCTAGTGGTTCGAGTAATTTTGGTGGTTTCCCCACAGCAAGTCAGTCTGCTTTTCAGCACCAAAATACAG GTGGAAGCGCTGGATCAATGAATGCTAACTTTGCACATTTTGATAACTTCCCCAAATCCTCCAGTGCTGATTTTGGAGCCTTCAGTGCTTCTCAGAGCAACACAACTGCAGCCAGTAAAACTGCAGTGAATAAACCGAATCTCCAGTCAGCAGATAAATATGCAGCTCTTGCTAATTTAGATAATATCTTCAGCACAGGGCAAG gtggTAGTGAGCAGGGAAGTGGCTTTTCTGCCAGTCCGGCACCAGCAGGTCCTACCGTGTCAGCCCCAAATCAGACAAGTACATCTTCAGACAAGTATGCAGCTCTAGCAGAATTAGACAGTGTGTTCAGCTCCACAGCAACCTCTAGTAATGCATATACTTCCACCAGTAATGTTAGCAG CAATGCTTTTGGAACAGTGCCAGTGGGTGCTAATACACATACACAGCCTGCATCATCAAATGTTCCTGGTCAATATGGAG CAGCATCGTCCACAAATCCTTTCGTGGCTGCCCCTGTAGCTGCCATAGCTCCTTCAACGAATCCATTCCAAACCAATAACAGAGGACCATCAG GCCTTTCAGGAGCAATGCATTCTCACATGTTTCCTCAGGCTCACTTTG CAGCGACATTTGGCACAGCATCCATGAGTATGCCTGCAGGATTTGGAACAACTGCCTCATATAGTCTTCCTACTAGCTTTAGTGGCAACTTCCAACAGCCTTCATTTCCACCCCAGGCAGCCTTTCCTCAGGCGGCTTTCACCCAGCAAGCTAATG GTGCAGGATTTGCTGCATTTGGACAGGCAAAACCAGTAGTAACTCCATTTGGGCAAGTTACAGCTGTTGGAGTATCTAGTAATCCTTTTATG GCTGGTGCACCAGCAGGGCAATATCCAACAGGAAGCTCATCAACCAATCCTTTCTTATAG
- the AGFG1 gene encoding arf-GAP domain and FG repeat-containing protein 1 isoform X10 — translation MAASAKRKQEEKHLKLLREMSSLPPNRKCFDCDQRGPTYTDMTVGSFVCTSCSGILRGLNPPHRVKSISMTTFTQQEIEFLQKHGNEVCKQIWLGLFDDRSSAIPDFRDPQKVKEFLQEKYEKKRWYVPPEQAKVVASVHASISGSSASSTSSTPEVKPLKSLLGESTPALHLNKSTPSQSPVVIRSQGQSQEKKQFDLLSDLGSDIFAAPAPQSSVAANFANFAHFNSHTAFRTLSSSCSFGEFTTSAFPLQAMRSGSAGSMNANFAHFDNFPKSSSADFGAFSASQSNTTAASKTAVNKPNLQSADKYAALANLDNIFSTGQGGSEQGSGFSASPAPAGPTVSAPNQTSTSSDKYAALAELDSVFSSTATSSNAYTSTSNVSSNAFGTVPVGANTHTQPASSNVPGQYGAASSTNPFVAAPVAAIAPSTNPFQTNNRGPSGLSGAMHSHMFPQAHFAATFGTASMSMPAGFGTTASYSLPTSFSGNFQQPSFPPQAAFPQAAFTQQANGAGFAAFGQAKPVVTPFGQVTAVGVSSNPFMAGAPAGQYPTGSSSTNPFL, via the exons GCGAGGTTTAAATCCACCTCACAGAGTGAAGTCCATTTCCATGACCACGTTTACACAGCAGGAAATAGAATTTCTTCAGAAGCATGGGAATGAA gtatGTAAACAAATTTGGCTAGGATTATTTGATGATAGATCATCAGCAATTCCAGACTTCAGGGATCCACAAAAGGTCAAGGAATTTCTACAAGAAAAATACGAAAAGAAAAGATG GTATGTTCCACCAGAACAAGCAAAAGTTGTGGCATCTGTCCATGCATCTATATCTGGATCTTCAGCTAGTAGTACAAGCAGTACACCAGAAGTTAAGCCACTTAAATCTCTCCTGGGAGAGTCTACACCAGCACTGCACTTAAACAAGAGTACTCCATCTCAA TCTCCTGTTGTAATTCGGTCTCAAGGACAGtcacaagaaaagaaacagtttgATCTTCTCAGTGACCTTGGTTCGGACATATTTGCTGCCCCTGCTCCTCAATCTTCAGTTGCAGcaaattttgcaaattttgcaCATTTCAACAGTCATACAG CGTTCAGAACGCTTTCATCTAGCTGCAGTTTTGGTGAATTTACTActtctgctttccctctccaggCTATGCGCA GTGGAAGCGCTGGATCAATGAATGCTAACTTTGCACATTTTGATAACTTCCCCAAATCCTCCAGTGCTGATTTTGGAGCCTTCAGTGCTTCTCAGAGCAACACAACTGCAGCCAGTAAAACTGCAGTGAATAAACCGAATCTCCAGTCAGCAGATAAATATGCAGCTCTTGCTAATTTAGATAATATCTTCAGCACAGGGCAAG gtggTAGTGAGCAGGGAAGTGGCTTTTCTGCCAGTCCGGCACCAGCAGGTCCTACCGTGTCAGCCCCAAATCAGACAAGTACATCTTCAGACAAGTATGCAGCTCTAGCAGAATTAGACAGTGTGTTCAGCTCCACAGCAACCTCTAGTAATGCATATACTTCCACCAGTAATGTTAGCAG CAATGCTTTTGGAACAGTGCCAGTGGGTGCTAATACACATACACAGCCTGCATCATCAAATGTTCCTGGTCAATATGGAG CAGCATCGTCCACAAATCCTTTCGTGGCTGCCCCTGTAGCTGCCATAGCTCCTTCAACGAATCCATTCCAAACCAATAACAGAGGACCATCAG GCCTTTCAGGAGCAATGCATTCTCACATGTTTCCTCAGGCTCACTTTG CAGCGACATTTGGCACAGCATCCATGAGTATGCCTGCAGGATTTGGAACAACTGCCTCATATAGTCTTCCTACTAGCTTTAGTGGCAACTTCCAACAGCCTTCATTTCCACCCCAGGCAGCCTTTCCTCAGGCGGCTTTCACCCAGCAAGCTAATG GTGCAGGATTTGCTGCATTTGGACAGGCAAAACCAGTAGTAACTCCATTTGGGCAAGTTACAGCTGTTGGAGTATCTAGTAATCCTTTTATG GCTGGTGCACCAGCAGGGCAATATCCAACAGGAAGCTCATCAACCAATCCTTTCTTATAG